In uncultured Campylobacter sp., a genomic segment contains:
- a CDS encoding uracil-xanthine permease family protein codes for MEKYEGYNLRFKDALVGVQFLFVAFGALVLVPILTGLDTSVALFTAGIGTLLFQLITRKHVPPIFLASSFAFIAPLSFGVKEWGVAATMSGVIAAGLFYVVLSLLIRLKGDGFLHKILPPVVVGPVIMTIGLILSPAAVNMVMGKGKEALYTQGQSLTIALISLSAVIVVMMFGRGMLRLVPILCGIAAGYCASLFVGIVDFTPILTAPWFTLPNFTAPVFKLEAVIYMVPIAIAPAIEHIGDMLAISNVTKENFLKNPGLKSTLLGDGLATSLAGCFGGPPNTTYSEVTGAVSITKAYNPAIMTFAALTAILLAFVGKLGAALSTIPAPVIGGIMLLLFGIIASVGMETLIKNSVDLAEPRNMIIVALIFVCAIGGMVLDFGAMSFSGVGLGALIGITLNLVLPKTKHFDGY; via the coding sequence ATGGAAAAATACGAAGGCTACAATCTCAGGTTCAAAGACGCTCTCGTCGGCGTGCAGTTTTTATTCGTCGCGTTTGGCGCGCTCGTGCTGGTGCCGATCTTAACGGGGCTTGATACGTCCGTGGCGCTGTTTACAGCGGGCATCGGCACGCTGCTGTTTCAGCTCATCACGCGTAAACACGTCCCGCCGATCTTTCTCGCGTCCAGTTTCGCGTTCATCGCGCCGCTAAGCTTCGGCGTGAAAGAGTGGGGCGTCGCCGCAACGATGAGCGGGGTTATCGCGGCGGGGCTTTTTTACGTAGTTTTGAGCCTGCTCATTAGGCTCAAAGGCGATGGATTTTTGCACAAAATTTTACCGCCCGTAGTCGTCGGTCCCGTCATCATGACGATCGGTCTCATCCTCTCGCCAGCAGCCGTAAATATGGTCATGGGCAAGGGCAAAGAGGCGCTCTATACGCAGGGACAGTCGCTTACTATCGCGCTCATCTCGCTCTCGGCGGTTATCGTTGTGATGATGTTTGGTCGCGGCATGCTGCGCCTTGTGCCGATACTTTGCGGCATCGCGGCGGGATACTGCGCGTCGCTGTTTGTCGGGATCGTGGATTTTACGCCGATTTTAACTGCGCCGTGGTTTACGCTGCCAAATTTCACCGCACCGGTTTTTAAGCTCGAAGCCGTGATCTACATGGTGCCTATCGCGATTGCGCCCGCGATCGAGCACATCGGCGATATGCTTGCTATCAGCAACGTCACGAAGGAAAATTTCCTCAAAAACCCGGGGCTTAAAAGCACGCTACTTGGCGACGGACTCGCGACGTCGCTGGCAGGCTGCTTCGGCGGGCCGCCAAACACTACCTACTCCGAGGTCACGGGCGCGGTCAGCATCACGAAGGCCTACAATCCCGCCATCATGACCTTTGCCGCGCTTACAGCGATACTGCTAGCTTTTGTGGGTAAGCTCGGCGCCGCGCTCTCCACGATCCCCGCTCCCGTCATCGGCGGCATTATGTTGTTGCTTTTCGGTATCATCGCTAGCGTGGGCATGGAAACGCTCATAAAAAACAGCGTGGATCTGGCCGAGCCGCGCAATATGATCATCGTCGCGCTCATCTTCGTCTGCGCGATCGGCGGCATGGTGCTGGATTTTGGCGCGATGAGTTTTAGCGGAGTGGGACTCGGCGCGCTCATCGGAATTACGTTAAATTTGGTGCTACCTAAGACCAAGCATTTTGACGGCTACTAA